A genomic segment from Streptomyces sp. NBC_00459 encodes:
- a CDS encoding ABC transporter ATP-binding protein, producing the protein MNTASAPTTDEPCEAPLSALETVKALCAYVRPHRWPVALGLVCALVGAAGGLLQPLATKTLVDRLATGGTIAGILIALTVLVVLGTAVEAFGAYVLERTAESVVLAARRTLVGRLLRLRIAEWERIPPGDLMSRVTSDTTLLRAVSTQAVVSAATGAVTFVAAIVMMAFLDVVLLGVTLGVVVLVGGAAALVMPRIARATERSQEAVGEISVALERVFGAFRTVKASGAEERETAHVEAAARRAWRHGVKSAKWEAVAGSADELAVQLAFLAVLAVGGARVASGEIPVSTLIAFLLYLFYLIEPVSKLVDAVSHYQEGAAAISRIVYVERLSTEPPAQRKGALPRQGTGVQRPASVRFEDVSFRYRPALPYIHQKVGFEVPGAGMTAFVGLSGAGKSTVFALIERFYEATGGRVLVDGKDVRDWSLSELRSAIGYVEQDAPVLAGTLRENLLFAAPGATDDDIRGVLARTKLDTLVGRLPHGLDTPVGHRGSTLSGGERQRIAIARALLRRPRLLLLDEATSQLDAVNELVLRDVVAEVARETTVLVVAHRLSTVTDADRIVVMDTGRVRAVGTHEELVVQDRLYGQLAATQFLVPTR; encoded by the coding sequence GTGAACACCGCATCCGCCCCGACGACGGATGAGCCTTGTGAGGCCCCCCTGTCCGCCCTGGAGACGGTCAAGGCGTTGTGCGCCTATGTCCGGCCGCATCGGTGGCCCGTCGCGCTCGGCCTGGTGTGTGCTCTGGTCGGGGCCGCCGGGGGACTGCTGCAGCCGTTGGCCACGAAGACTCTGGTGGACCGGCTCGCGACAGGTGGGACCATCGCCGGGATCCTGATCGCGCTCACCGTGCTGGTGGTGCTCGGCACGGCGGTCGAGGCGTTCGGCGCGTATGTGCTGGAGCGGACGGCTGAGTCGGTAGTCCTGGCCGCGCGGCGCACCCTCGTGGGGCGGCTGCTGCGGCTGCGGATCGCGGAGTGGGAACGGATCCCGCCGGGCGACCTGATGTCCCGGGTCACCTCGGACACCACCCTGCTGCGGGCGGTCAGCACCCAGGCGGTCGTCTCCGCGGCCACCGGCGCGGTGACCTTCGTGGCGGCGATCGTGATGATGGCGTTCCTGGACGTCGTTCTGCTGGGCGTGACGCTCGGCGTGGTCGTGCTGGTCGGCGGGGCCGCCGCGTTGGTGATGCCGAGAATCGCCCGCGCCACCGAACGCTCGCAGGAGGCGGTCGGGGAGATCTCCGTGGCGCTGGAGCGGGTCTTCGGGGCGTTTCGCACAGTGAAGGCGTCCGGTGCCGAGGAGCGGGAGACCGCCCATGTGGAGGCGGCGGCACGGCGGGCGTGGCGGCACGGCGTGAAGAGCGCGAAGTGGGAGGCCGTGGCAGGCTCGGCGGACGAACTCGCCGTACAACTGGCCTTTCTCGCGGTGCTCGCGGTCGGCGGGGCGCGGGTGGCGTCCGGGGAGATCCCCGTGTCCACCCTCATCGCCTTCCTGCTGTACCTCTTCTACCTGATCGAACCGGTGTCCAAGCTGGTCGACGCCGTGTCCCACTACCAGGAGGGTGCGGCAGCGATCTCCCGGATCGTGTACGTGGAACGCCTCTCGACGGAGCCACCCGCTCAGCGCAAGGGCGCTCTGCCCAGGCAGGGGACCGGGGTGCAGCGCCCGGCTTCGGTCCGCTTCGAGGACGTGTCCTTCCGCTACCGTCCGGCCCTGCCGTACATCCATCAGAAGGTGGGCTTCGAGGTGCCGGGCGCGGGGATGACGGCCTTCGTCGGTCTCTCGGGTGCGGGCAAGTCGACGGTCTTCGCGCTCATCGAGCGGTTCTACGAGGCCACCGGAGGCCGGGTCCTGGTCGACGGCAAGGACGTACGGGACTGGTCCCTGTCCGAGCTGCGGTCCGCCATCGGGTACGTGGAGCAGGACGCTCCGGTGCTGGCCGGCACGCTGCGGGAGAACCTGCTCTTCGCCGCGCCCGGCGCTACGGACGACGACATCCGAGGCGTCCTGGCCCGGACGAAGCTCGACACCCTTGTCGGCCGTCTGCCCCACGGCCTGGACACCCCGGTCGGACACCGCGGCTCGACGTTGTCCGGCGGTGAGCGGCAGCGCATCGCCATCGCGCGCGCCCTGCTGCGGCGGCCCCGGCTGCTGCTGTTGGACGAGGCGACCTCGCAGCTCGACGCCGTCAACGAACTGGTGCTGCGGGACGTCGTCGCGGAGGTGGCCCGCGAAACCACCGTGCTGGTGGTGGCCCACCGCCTGTCGACGGTGACAGACGCCGACCGGATCGTCGTCATGGACACCGGACGGGTGCGGGCGGTGGGCACCCACGAGGAACTTGTGGTCCAGGACCGGCTGTACGGGCAACTGGCGGCCACCCAGTTCCTGGTCCCCACGCGATGA
- the istB gene encoding IS21-like element helper ATPase IstB, with protein sequence MATPIRTVTGTHGDPLAEAIELTRRLKLPHIRRALTDLIPTAKAQRWDPAEVVRVLLSEEAAGRDAANLRTRRKRAGFPAGKTFGDWDETASSIPWPTQDSLKMLEWVTRKENLCICGPSGTGKSHFTEALGQAAIEAGMTVAWFTIEDLGALVRRHRADDSLARAMARLIRTDLIIVDDIGLLPVSPDAAEGFYRLVDAAYERRALAVSSNLHPSGFDEIMPKTLATATVDRLLHHAHVVVTQGDSFRLNQATSGQGVIPLR encoded by the coding sequence ATGGCCACCCCGATCCGCACCGTCACCGGCACCCACGGCGATCCCCTCGCCGAGGCCATCGAGCTGACCCGGCGGCTGAAACTCCCGCACATCCGGAGGGCGTTGACCGACCTGATCCCCACCGCGAAGGCCCAACGCTGGGACCCCGCCGAGGTCGTCCGCGTCCTCCTGTCCGAAGAGGCTGCCGGCAGGGACGCCGCGAACCTCCGCACCCGCCGCAAGCGGGCCGGGTTCCCCGCGGGCAAGACCTTCGGCGACTGGGACGAGACCGCCTCCTCAATTCCCTGGCCGACCCAGGACTCGCTGAAGATGCTCGAGTGGGTCACCCGCAAGGAGAACCTCTGCATCTGCGGACCCTCGGGCACGGGCAAAAGCCACTTCACCGAAGCCCTGGGACAGGCCGCCATCGAAGCCGGCATGACCGTCGCCTGGTTCACCATCGAAGACCTCGGAGCCCTCGTCCGCCGCCACCGAGCCGACGACTCCCTGGCCAGAGCGATGGCCCGGCTGATCCGGACCGACCTGATCATCGTCGACGACATCGGACTGCTGCCGGTCTCACCCGATGCCGCCGAGGGCTTCTACCGGCTGGTCGATGCCGCCTACGAACGGCGGGCGCTGGCCGTCTCGAGCAACCTCCACCCCTCCGGCTTCGACGAGATCATGCCCAAGACCCTGGCCACCGCGACCGTGGACCGGCTCCTGCACCACGCTCACGTGGTGGTCACCCAAGGTGATTCCTTCCGGCTCAACCAGGCCACCAGCGGTCAGGGGGTGATCCCCTTGCGCTGA
- a CDS encoding VOC family protein — protein sequence MAIQRMDNVGIVVEDLDAAIAFFVELGMELEGRAEVEGLVADQCTGLDGVRCDIAMVRTPDGHSRLELAKYRSPAVISAGPRNRPHNILGTHRVMFAVDDIEDTVARLRPHGAELVGEIARFEDSYLLCYLRGPEGIIVGLAEQLR from the coding sequence ATGGCGATTCAGCGGATGGACAACGTCGGCATCGTCGTCGAGGACTTGGACGCCGCCATCGCGTTCTTCGTGGAACTAGGTATGGAGCTGGAGGGCAGGGCCGAGGTCGAGGGCCTCGTCGCCGATCAGTGCACCGGACTCGACGGCGTCCGCTGTGACATCGCGATGGTCCGGACCCCGGACGGTCACAGTCGGCTCGAACTGGCGAAGTACCGCAGCCCCGCGGTGATCAGCGCCGGGCCGCGCAACCGGCCGCACAACATTCTGGGCACGCACCGCGTCATGTTCGCCGTCGACGACATCGAAGACACCGTTGCCCGCCTGCGCCCTCACGGCGCCGAACTCGTCGGCGAGATCGCCCGGTTCGAGGACAGCTATCTGCTCTGCTACCTCCGCGGCCCGGAGGGCATCATCGTGGGACTGGCCGAGCAACTGCGCTGA
- a CDS encoding DUF418 domain-containing protein, which produces MTKSQPLQETSAPQENPPPQPRTSAESAALPASPGPSTGRLVGVDLARALAVFGMYVVHIGPPLSATTGVASWIRYMADGHSSVLFATLAGFSLMLLAGRREPKTGLAGRQAKARIAIRAVVLLALGTAMAMEYGGVIILGFYGVYFLLALPLVRLRARTLAIIAAALALVTPQLAFVLNSLLTEPIRQGINAYDPLHLLSDVGVLDLLFTGFYPTITWISFVVAGMALARLDLSATAVQWRLAALGASLTVAAYGMSLLLAGKNALDSLAEGGPSSASSGSMSGGSGSMPLDSGSFEPQASMLLTAGPHSGTTFDIIGSAGVAILVIVGATVAMDRLPRLRRLVGPVVAVGTMSLTAYVGHFVAQSWLPGLGNGSGTEQSWGPLLMFVLGAIVFAAIWSRFFRRGPLEYLLNAATTPAKHLR; this is translated from the coding sequence ATGACAAAGTCGCAGCCGCTGCAGGAGACGTCAGCTCCGCAGGAGAACCCGCCTCCGCAGCCCCGAACCTCCGCCGAGTCGGCGGCCCTACCAGCCTCGCCCGGCCCTTCGACGGGACGCCTCGTCGGGGTGGACCTGGCCCGTGCGCTGGCGGTGTTCGGCATGTACGTCGTACACATCGGTCCCCCGCTTTCGGCCACGACCGGCGTCGCCAGCTGGATCCGGTACATGGCGGACGGCCACTCGTCGGTCCTGTTCGCCACCCTCGCCGGATTCTCACTGATGCTGCTCGCCGGCCGCCGCGAGCCCAAGACCGGCCTGGCCGGCCGCCAGGCGAAGGCCAGGATCGCGATCCGCGCCGTGGTCCTGCTCGCGCTGGGCACCGCGATGGCGATGGAATACGGCGGAGTGATCATCCTCGGCTTCTACGGCGTCTACTTCCTGCTGGCCCTGCCCCTGGTGCGACTTCGCGCCAGGACCCTCGCGATCATCGCGGCCGCCCTCGCCCTCGTCACACCACAGCTGGCGTTCGTCCTGAACTCGCTGCTGACCGAGCCGATCCGACAGGGCATCAACGCATACGACCCGCTCCACCTGCTCAGCGACGTGGGAGTGCTCGATCTGCTGTTCACCGGCTTCTACCCGACGATCACCTGGATTTCGTTCGTGGTCGCCGGTATGGCACTGGCCCGCCTCGACCTGTCCGCGACCGCCGTCCAGTGGCGCCTGGCCGCGCTCGGCGCCTCCCTCACTGTGGCCGCGTACGGCATGTCCTTGCTGCTGGCCGGCAAGAACGCGTTGGACAGCCTGGCGGAAGGCGGGCCGTCGTCCGCCAGCTCCGGATCGATGTCCGGCGGCTCCGGATCGATGCCCCTCGACAGCGGATCGTTCGAGCCCCAGGCATCGATGCTCCTGACGGCCGGGCCGCACAGCGGCACCACGTTCGACATCATCGGCAGCGCGGGAGTCGCGATCCTCGTGATCGTGGGTGCGACGGTGGCGATGGACCGCCTGCCGCGACTGCGCCGCCTGGTCGGCCCGGTCGTCGCCGTGGGCACGATGTCCCTGACCGCCTATGTCGGCCACTTCGTCGCCCAGTCCTGGCTGCCCGGGCTCGGGAACGGGTCCGGCACCGAGCAGTCCTGGGGGCCGCTCCTCATGTTCGTCCTCGGGGCGATCGTTTTCGCCGCGATCTGGTCCCGCTTCTTCCGCCGCGGCCCGCTGGAGTACCTGCTCAACGCCGCCACCACGCCGGCGAAGCACCTCCGATGA
- a CDS encoding serine/threonine protein kinase: MAGPDDDAGRVIAGRYRLLSSLGTGGTGRVWLAHDQELACDVALKEVAVPPGTTEADLTALIARARGEAQHSARLRSNPHVATVYDCIVDSGLPWIVMEYVPGALDLETAVREFGPLSPAETARVGLDLIDALSHGHQLGILHRNVQPSNVLLTRQDTAGTQGTGIGRVLLTDYGVSLRQDSGEPRLTTDSEIIGTPGYLAPERAHGSAPTPASDLFSLGATLYFAVDGHSPFDRTSSAATLSALLAEDPAPPRRAEGLAPILLRLLAKDPAQRLGADEATHLLHQFTAPSLPGKYEPTSAAGPQSSAQAPIPQPPELPSAPHPESHPPQVPRTTRHAALPWSRPRAAPGAARRQPSRRTRLIIAATATALVFGIGAGTWALVTTPSEPDESSRIASPSTSPSVPSHSLDSWAKKICHAQQPQARKIEGAHTAILQQASENSTPEEVQRADSQAFQDMSDAYKAIGDSLKAAGPPPVSDGRKRQQDAVKELEYISASYANLKKQVDGLDTTDQSKFADGLTKIAQELDKLGQNPNGALVRLEEGDVGEAMQKQELCRSA; this comes from the coding sequence ATGGCCGGACCAGACGACGACGCTGGCCGTGTGATCGCCGGGCGCTACCGGTTGCTGAGCAGTCTGGGAACTGGCGGAACGGGGCGCGTCTGGCTCGCCCATGATCAGGAACTGGCATGCGATGTTGCGCTCAAAGAGGTTGCCGTGCCGCCGGGGACCACCGAAGCGGACCTGACTGCGCTCATCGCCCGAGCCCGAGGTGAAGCGCAGCACTCCGCCCGGCTGCGGAGCAACCCTCACGTGGCCACGGTGTACGACTGCATTGTCGACAGCGGCCTTCCTTGGATTGTCATGGAGTACGTGCCTGGAGCGCTGGATCTTGAGACAGCGGTACGCGAGTTCGGCCCCCTCTCACCGGCCGAAACAGCGAGGGTCGGCCTGGACCTCATCGACGCGCTGAGTCACGGCCACCAGTTGGGCATTCTCCACCGGAACGTCCAACCCTCCAATGTCTTGTTGACCCGGCAGGACACTGCCGGCACCCAGGGCACCGGAATCGGACGGGTGCTGCTCACCGACTACGGCGTCTCCCTCCGGCAGGACTCGGGCGAGCCGAGACTCACCACGGATTCCGAAATCATCGGGACCCCTGGCTACCTGGCACCTGAACGCGCTCACGGCTCAGCTCCCACGCCGGCATCGGACCTGTTTTCGCTCGGCGCCACGCTCTACTTCGCCGTCGACGGGCACAGTCCCTTCGACCGCACGTCCTCCGCGGCCACACTCAGCGCGCTGCTCGCCGAGGATCCGGCGCCTCCCCGTCGGGCCGAGGGCCTGGCGCCCATCCTGCTGAGACTGCTGGCCAAGGACCCTGCCCAGAGACTGGGCGCCGACGAGGCAACTCACCTGTTACACCAGTTCACCGCCCCCTCCCTACCGGGAAAGTACGAGCCGACCAGCGCGGCTGGGCCGCAGTCCTCCGCGCAGGCGCCGATCCCGCAACCGCCTGAGCTTCCATCAGCTCCGCATCCTGAATCGCACCCGCCGCAGGTGCCCCGTACGACGAGGCACGCCGCGCTCCCATGGAGCCGTCCGAGGGCCGCACCTGGTGCAGCCCGTCGGCAGCCATCTCGCAGGACCCGCCTCATCATTGCCGCGACCGCTACCGCGCTCGTCTTCGGAATCGGCGCCGGGACATGGGCACTTGTCACAACTCCCAGTGAACCAGACGAGTCATCCCGTATCGCCTCCCCCAGTACCTCCCCGAGCGTGCCCTCGCATTCCCTGGACTCCTGGGCCAAGAAGATCTGTCACGCTCAGCAGCCGCAGGCCAGGAAAATCGAGGGCGCCCACACCGCAATCCTGCAGCAGGCCTCGGAAAACAGCACCCCGGAAGAAGTCCAGAGGGCCGATTCACAGGCCTTCCAGGACATGTCCGACGCCTACAAGGCGATCGGCGACTCCCTGAAAGCCGCAGGGCCGCCTCCGGTGTCCGACGGCCGGAAGAGGCAGCAGGACGCCGTCAAGGAACTGGAGTACATCTCCGCGTCGTACGCGAACCTCAAGAAGCAGGTCGACGGACTGGACACCACAGACCAGAGCAAGTTCGCGGACGGCCTCACGAAGATCGCCCAGGAGCTGGACAAGCTTGGCCAGAACCCCAACGGCGCGCTTGTGAGGCTCGAAGAAGGCGACGTAGGTGAGGCCATGCAGAAGCAGGAACTCTGCAGGAGCGCGTAA
- a CDS encoding sensor histidine kinase, with translation MSRARALWDRVPAPVVDIVLVAVAAVDVWLTMWDHTRLGVGPATLGCAALVFRRRFPLGVFLLTLPIALTQPVALAPLVALFTLAERSRSRPLLAGCVALTAMASSFPWPLASFSEVGRTMTLIDFVYSLATAAAPVLFGQLLQAHRDLARRLTEIEEAREHERALHAQAVLARERAQLAREMHDVVSHQVSLIAVQAGAMQVAAKDPNVKEAARTIRSLSVTTLDELRTMVTLLRASGGQATELTPQPTLADLHKLVESSGTHAQLTGELPPVVSTPAQRALYRTVQEALTNVRKHAPGATAYVELWQDGNHVGVTVANTSPTRPSLSLPGSQQGLVGLRERADILHGTLQAGPTADGGYRVRLRIPLGAD, from the coding sequence ATGAGCCGGGCACGTGCTCTGTGGGATCGGGTGCCCGCACCGGTCGTCGACATCGTCCTGGTGGCGGTGGCGGCCGTGGACGTATGGCTGACCATGTGGGACCACACGCGCCTCGGCGTCGGGCCGGCCACGCTCGGCTGTGCCGCGTTGGTCTTCCGGCGCAGGTTCCCGCTCGGCGTCTTCCTGCTCACCCTGCCCATCGCACTGACGCAGCCGGTCGCCCTCGCCCCGCTTGTGGCACTGTTCACCCTGGCCGAACGCTCCCGCAGCCGCCCTCTCCTCGCAGGATGCGTCGCCCTGACCGCCATGGCAAGCAGCTTTCCGTGGCCCTTGGCCAGTTTCTCCGAGGTCGGCCGGACCATGACGCTGATCGACTTCGTGTACAGCCTGGCCACCGCTGCCGCCCCGGTCCTTTTCGGGCAACTCCTCCAGGCACACCGGGACTTGGCGCGGCGGCTGACGGAGATCGAGGAGGCCAGGGAGCATGAGCGGGCCCTGCATGCCCAGGCCGTGCTCGCCCGCGAACGTGCCCAACTGGCCCGTGAGATGCACGACGTGGTCTCCCACCAGGTCAGCCTTATCGCCGTCCAGGCGGGAGCCATGCAGGTCGCCGCCAAGGACCCGAACGTCAAAGAGGCCGCCCGTACGATCCGTTCGCTGAGCGTCACCACACTCGACGAACTGCGCACCATGGTCACGCTGCTGCGCGCCTCCGGCGGCCAGGCCACCGAGCTGACTCCTCAGCCCACCCTGGCCGACCTGCACAAACTGGTGGAATCAAGCGGCACTCACGCACAGCTGACGGGCGAACTCCCGCCCGTCGTGAGCACACCGGCCCAGCGGGCTCTGTACCGCACGGTCCAGGAGGCGCTGACCAATGTCCGCAAGCACGCCCCCGGCGCCACGGCCTACGTCGAGCTGTGGCAGGACGGCAACCACGTCGGCGTGACCGTCGCCAACACCTCTCCCACGCGCCCTTCTCTGTCCCTTCCCGGATCACAGCAGGGTTTGGTCGGCCTGCGGGAACGGGCTGACATCCTGCACGGGACACTTCAGGCGGGCCCGACCGCGGACGGCGGCTACCGGGTGCGGCTGCGGATTCCGCTCGGCGCGGACTGA
- a CDS encoding DUF6243 family protein produces the protein MTVSKNINNPVGMGGGKRKKLSRAERQNNGPHRNLDRQGAADQKAELVRKMREKTRAAEGTDQAADGTAQS, from the coding sequence GTGACCGTGAGCAAGAACATCAACAACCCTGTGGGCATGGGCGGTGGCAAGCGCAAGAAGCTGTCCCGCGCCGAACGGCAGAACAACGGTCCGCACCGCAACCTCGACCGCCAGGGTGCAGCCGACCAGAAGGCGGAGCTGGTGCGCAAGATGCGCGAGAAGACACGCGCAGCTGAGGGCACCGACCAGGCGGCCGACGGCACCGCGCAGAGCTGA
- a CDS encoding RacP protein: MPQLSRGAELTCGQVCSELAILRDLIAQKGSPPLICTRVDGYRFTADGDALQSYEPPVIHEKLTEIRRLITGTVTPHVALAPQDKWVHIVAQLNLRPSVHLSATIQGYRWSL, translated from the coding sequence ATGCCGCAGCTTTCCCGGGGCGCCGAACTGACCTGTGGCCAGGTCTGCTCCGAGCTCGCGATACTGCGCGACCTCATCGCGCAGAAGGGCTCGCCGCCGCTGATCTGCACACGTGTCGACGGCTACCGGTTCACCGCGGACGGCGATGCCCTCCAGTCCTACGAACCGCCGGTGATCCACGAGAAGCTGACCGAGATCCGCAGGCTGATCACGGGCACCGTCACCCCGCACGTGGCCCTGGCCCCGCAGGACAAGTGGGTCCACATCGTCGCCCAGCTGAACCTGCGGCCTTCGGTGCACCTGTCGGCGACGATCCAGGGTTACAGGTGGAGCCTGTAG
- a CDS encoding DUF1152 domain-containing protein — MTSLHANPLFTRLADAERILVAGAGGGFDIYSGLPLALSLLHQGKEVHLANLSFSALEGLPLDDWVAPDLAAITPDSALHQSYFPERTLAQWLHEHGYPCTVYAFPQTGVRPLRAAYRALIELHRVDAVVLVDGGTDILMRGDEAGLGTPEEDLASVAALAALDDVPIRLVASVGFGVDAYHGVNHVQVLENIAALERDGAYLGAFSIPRATREGALYLDAVTHAQHHTPEYPSIVNGSIAAAVRGSFGDVRFTDRTRGSELFVNPLMSLYFAFDLPGLAARCLYLDRIEDTHLMRQVQSRIAEFRESTVTRPPRGFPH; from the coding sequence ATGACGTCTCTCCACGCCAACCCGCTGTTCACTCGCCTTGCCGATGCCGAACGGATCCTCGTAGCGGGCGCGGGTGGCGGATTCGACATCTACTCCGGCCTGCCCTTGGCTCTCTCCCTTCTGCACCAGGGCAAGGAGGTACATCTCGCGAACCTCTCCTTCAGCGCACTCGAGGGTCTTCCGCTCGACGACTGGGTCGCCCCCGACCTGGCGGCGATCACTCCCGACTCCGCTTTGCACCAGAGCTATTTCCCCGAGCGGACGCTTGCTCAGTGGCTGCACGAGCACGGCTACCCGTGCACCGTGTACGCCTTCCCTCAGACCGGAGTGCGTCCGCTGCGCGCCGCCTATCGAGCGCTGATCGAGTTGCACCGCGTCGACGCTGTGGTGTTGGTCGACGGGGGTACGGACATTCTGATGCGCGGTGACGAAGCCGGGCTCGGTACTCCGGAAGAGGATCTGGCCAGCGTGGCTGCGCTGGCCGCGCTGGACGACGTACCGATCCGCCTCGTCGCCTCGGTCGGCTTCGGAGTGGACGCGTATCACGGCGTGAACCATGTGCAGGTCTTGGAGAATATCGCCGCCCTGGAGCGCGACGGCGCGTACCTCGGTGCGTTCTCGATACCGCGTGCCACCCGTGAGGGTGCTCTCTACCTTGACGCGGTGACGCACGCTCAGCACCACACCCCGGAGTACCCCAGCATCGTGAACGGTTCCATCGCGGCAGCCGTGCGCGGCTCGTTCGGCGATGTCCGGTTCACTGACCGCACCCGGGGCAGCGAGTTGTTCGTGAACCCGCTGATGTCCCTCTACTTCGCCTTCGACCTCCCGGGTCTGGCAGCCCGCTGCCTCTACCTGGACCGGATCGAGGACACCCACCTGATGCGCCAAGTCCAGTCGCGGATAGCCGAGTTCCGCGAATCCACAGTCACTCGCCCACCCCGCGGCTTCCCACACTGA
- the istA gene encoding IS21 family transposase, with product MKNSREIMEILEAYDLTGSYRAAAELAGCDHHTVARYVQARAEGKSPTERQHRARPIDEYLAKIEELVVNSHGRIRADVVHRRITAMGFTGGERTTRRVVAEVKTSLRAGSRRVYRPWITEPGLWLQWDWGEGPRIGGRRTSLWCAWLAWSRFRVVIPVFDKTLPTIVACLDSTLRRIGGVPAYALTDNEKTVTTMHIANIAVRNPDIVEVARHYGLTIRTCLPADPETKGGSEATVRIAKADLVPTDANLLEQYGSFGHLEAACRDFCDEVNNRVHRASRRKPAEALAEERQRLHPLPKEPFAVAFGTTRRVNWDATISVEGVRYSVPHQLVDTRVWARFNGDELIVTAVADDGPAEVARHDRSTPGSPQIKDEHYPPREDKEGDRTPKANSAEEAAFLALGPGAASWLIEAGAAGARRVKSKMAEAVALAKLHSAADVDRALGSAAVAGRFAENDLIRILTYQVGLETVEPTRPSENHSLQPGTSAWSNFGVADEKEEH from the coding sequence GTGAAGAACAGCAGGGAGATCATGGAGATCCTTGAGGCATACGACCTCACGGGGAGTTACCGAGCAGCGGCCGAGCTGGCCGGCTGCGACCACCACACGGTGGCCCGGTATGTGCAGGCTCGGGCCGAGGGCAAGAGCCCGACCGAGCGGCAGCACCGGGCCCGCCCGATCGACGAATACCTCGCGAAGATCGAGGAGTTGGTGGTGAACTCCCACGGCCGGATCCGTGCCGATGTCGTGCACCGGCGGATCACGGCGATGGGCTTCACGGGCGGGGAAAGGACCACCCGGCGGGTGGTCGCGGAGGTCAAGACGAGCCTGCGGGCCGGATCGCGACGGGTCTATCGGCCGTGGATCACCGAGCCCGGATTGTGGCTGCAGTGGGACTGGGGCGAAGGGCCGCGGATCGGCGGACGCCGTACTTCCTTGTGGTGCGCCTGGCTGGCCTGGTCCCGGTTCCGCGTCGTCATCCCGGTGTTCGACAAGACCCTGCCGACGATCGTGGCCTGCCTGGACTCCACTCTGCGGCGAATAGGAGGGGTGCCTGCCTATGCGCTGACCGACAACGAGAAGACGGTCACCACGATGCACATCGCGAACATCGCGGTCCGCAACCCGGACATCGTCGAGGTGGCCAGGCACTACGGGCTGACCATCCGTACGTGTCTGCCGGCCGACCCGGAAACCAAGGGCGGATCCGAGGCCACGGTCCGCATCGCGAAGGCCGACCTGGTGCCCACCGACGCCAACCTGCTCGAGCAGTACGGGTCGTTCGGACATCTGGAGGCGGCCTGCCGCGACTTCTGCGACGAGGTCAACAACCGGGTCCACCGGGCCAGCCGGCGCAAGCCCGCCGAGGCCCTCGCCGAGGAACGGCAGCGGCTGCACCCGCTGCCGAAGGAGCCGTTCGCGGTCGCGTTCGGCACCACGAGACGGGTCAACTGGGACGCCACCATCTCTGTTGAAGGCGTGCGCTATTCGGTCCCGCACCAACTCGTCGACACCCGGGTCTGGGCCCGTTTCAACGGCGACGAGCTGATCGTCACCGCCGTCGCGGACGACGGGCCGGCCGAGGTCGCCCGGCACGACCGCTCGACTCCCGGCAGCCCGCAGATCAAGGACGAGCACTACCCGCCCCGCGAAGACAAGGAGGGCGACCGGACACCGAAGGCCAACTCGGCCGAGGAAGCGGCCTTCCTCGCGCTCGGTCCCGGGGCGGCGTCCTGGCTGATCGAGGCCGGCGCGGCCGGAGCCCGCAGGGTCAAGTCGAAGATGGCCGAGGCCGTCGCGCTGGCCAAGCTCCACTCCGCCGCCGATGTCGACCGGGCCCTGGGCTCGGCGGCGGTCGCCGGACGGTTCGCGGAGAACGACCTGATCCGCATCCTCACCTACCAAGTCGGCCTGGAGACAGTCGAACCCACGCGGCCTTCCGAGAACCACAGCCTCCAGCCGGGCACCTCCGCCTGGTCCAACTTCGGCGTCGCCGACGAGAAGGAAGAGCACTGA
- a CDS encoding peptidylprolyl isomerase — protein sequence MSENVYFQVSANGEDLGRIVFRLFDDVVPKTARNFRELATGQNGFGYKGAPFHRVITEFMLQGGDFTNGNGTGGKSIYGVKFADENFQLKHDRPFLLSMANAGPNSNGSQFFITTVVTPWLDGKHVVFGEVVEGTDIVKTIEALGSRSGTTAKKIVIEESGVVPAV from the coding sequence ATGAGTGAGAACGTGTACTTCCAAGTTTCCGCGAACGGTGAGGACCTCGGTCGCATCGTGTTCCGGCTGTTCGACGATGTCGTGCCGAAGACCGCCCGCAACTTCCGTGAGCTGGCCACCGGCCAGAACGGGTTCGGCTACAAGGGTGCGCCCTTCCACCGGGTCATCACCGAGTTCATGCTGCAGGGTGGCGACTTCACCAACGGCAACGGCACGGGCGGCAAGAGCATCTACGGTGTGAAGTTCGCCGACGAGAACTTCCAGCTCAAGCACGACCGGCCGTTTCTGCTGAGCATGGCCAACGCGGGGCCGAACTCCAACGGCTCGCAGTTCTTCATCACCACGGTGGTGACCCCGTGGCTCGACGGCAAGCACGTCGTCTTCGGTGAGGTCGTCGAGGGCACGGACATCGTCAAGACGATCGAGGCGCTCGGCAGCCGCTCCGGCACCACCGCAAAGAAGATCGTCATTGAGGAGAGTGGCGTCGTCCCCGCCGTCTGA